In Anopheles arabiensis isolate DONGOLA chromosome 2, AaraD3, whole genome shotgun sequence, the genomic window CGCATCCATCGGACAGTCGCGCAGATAGCTCCGCAGCACATGCTTCTCCTCGTCGTTCAGCGCAAACTCCAGCAGGGTGGCCGGCTTGCCCGCCATCATAATCGCCTCCACGAACCACACAAACTGCCTGCCGTCCGGTTGCGGTGTGCGGCGCTGCAGGCTGAACGCTTCCGGGATCAGATTGTTCTGCACCAGCGTGGTCAGCTCGAGCTGCGGCGCAACGGGCGCTCCGGGCGCACGGAGCACCTTCAGCGCCAGGTGGGGAGCGTCCAGGCGCAACAGAACCGACACCGCCAGCTCCCGATGCCACTGCGGGAATTCGATCGCATTCGACAGGGGCGAAAGGAATTCGCTGACCGTTTCCGACACGTTGCCGTGGTCTAGATGCCAGAAGGCACGCACCCGTTCGATCAGCCCGATCGGCACGTTAAACGCGCGAGGGAATTTCTCCAGCTGACGGGCGACGATGCAAAACCgttcatcgtcatcatcgatCGCTGCTATCACATCCATGAAcaggtacagcagcagcacaagctTACGCTCGAGTGGTGCTTCGGGAATGAGCAGTATGCGTAACGCTTTTTGCAGCGAGCTCGGCGGATAGAGCGAGCGGCTGTTGGCGGGACTATCCTCGTGCCACGCTTTCCAAACCGTCTCGAGATCAAACTCACGCTCAAGGTAGTTGTCGATGAACAGCAGCTTGCCGGAGGTGGACAGATCCGGGATGGCTTTACTCTTCTCGTCGTCCAGCATGCGCCGCCGCTGGCGATAGAATTCGGTGAGCCGTGTGTACGGGTAGGGAACTAGCTGCGACCCATCGTTACCACGCTCCTCCTCGTCCAACTCGTTCGCTTCCGGCAAAATGCCAACGTACAGTAGCCACTGCAGAATGTTCTGATATTCGGCGGCGGCCGATATTGTGgccgattccttcgtgagacGTTCGAGAACTGTTGTGGGAGCACGAGAAAACGGTGAAAATTTGCTACAATTGTCAACAACTATCACCCAACCACTCCAAAAGCTTACCATTTTCCGGTATAAACTCCAAACAGTCCTTCATGATCGTTTTGTACAGCTCCGCCAGCTGTTTCATCTGCCGGGTGCATTGCGACAGAGCGTCCTGCGTTCGGCAGTCCAGCTTGCGCCCGGTTTGCTCCGTCATAAGCAGGGCGAGCATTCGATTGCCCACCGACTTGAGCGCTTTCGATCGGTTCCAAATCCAGTCCGTCACCGTCGACAGCGACACGCCCTGGTCGGGTTCCGCGCCCAGGTGGCTGCCGTCGGCCCACAGATCGATGCAGCTCTGCAGAAACGTGTGGCAGTTGTATTCGAGCGCTAGCGAGAGCACAAATTCGCGCTGCTCGCGCACAATCCCATCCGAGGGTGAGATCGGTTCGTGGAACTGCGGTAGCAGGGCGGCCCGGCAAAGCATCCCGTACAGGGCGGCCGGCTGTATGACGGCATTGGCACCGTCCTGCTCGAGATACTGCAGCAGCTTGTTCTGCAGCCCGATCCAGCGGTACGTGCTGCAATTGATTCCGTTGAAGTTTTGAATATCTATCGGGGAGAAAGTGGGAGGCAATAACACGACGGTTAATGGACGTCTCTTCACGTAAATCACCCAACCAAGCTTACCGAATCCCAACGAGCTGGGATAGAAATGTTCTTCCGGCCGCTGTATCGAGCGGAACAGCATCAACGACCGCTCGTTCAGCCGGGCATGAAAGCTGCCCTCCTTCAGCTGAAACACAACCGTGTGCGTTAGCTCCTGCTGCCAGTCGCACTCGTACGGCATCTCCGCCTTGTACCACTGGTTGAGATCGAACACCAGCACCGTCGTCGTGCCGTTCGAGCCCAACCAGCTCAGCACGCTCAGCGTGATCGGTTCGTCCTCCTGGGACACCTTCTTCGTGACGGTTTGCACGTTCAGCGGCACGCTGCCCGGATCGTAGCTGGTGAGGTTGAGCCGCGACGAGCAGGACAGAAACTGGTCGTACACGAACGTGCCCTGCTGGCTGTACTTTTCTTCGCACATGATCATGTGCAGAAAGGCAAACGCACCCTCCTCCGCGTGCTCGTAAAAGATCCACAGGTACAGGCACGCCTTCGGGTCGTCGCTCGGCTCCACGTAGTTCAGTGCCGCTACGGAACAGTCGCCGGTCGGTGGGGCGATGCGATGCATGATGGAGTGATCGACCAGATCCCACAGCAGCACGGTACCGTCGGCGAACCCGATACAGGCCACCTTCAGCGGTACAATGTCCAGAATGCACTCAACCGAAGCTTCCTCCGGGTGGCTCAGCTGCAGGCCAAAGTACAGCCCGCGCTCCTGGATCTTTTCCTGGTTCTGCATCAGCTGCTTTAGGTCCGCGCGCGAAAACTCAACGTGGCACTGGCGCTTGCCGGGTTCGTTCATTGCTATTTCCACCCCGAAAGCTACGAAGAAAGATGCTCGATAAACACACAGCCCAAGGGAGGAGCTTGAGAGCGCCTGGCTTACCGGTTTTTACTCGCTTGAAGCACGTGTCCACCAGGATGACTTTCCCATCCTCCGTTCCGACGGCTATGCAACCCTGATACTTGCTCAGCAGCCCGTTGGAGCACGAGTTGGGATCGATGTAGCGCAGCAGCTTCACATCCTCCTGCACATCGATCCGTCCTAGCTCGCGTCCGCCTCGCACGGTCAGAAACACTATCTGTGATTGTTCGATGCCGAGTCGCAATCCGACCGCCAGTAGCTTGCCTCCGAAAGCGTCCACTTCCTCCACACATTGCACTGTGCAAGGTTTGGATTTGCTAGAAAGGACAACGGGAACCACCATTCATGAAATTCCATCCTACTGCTGTAGAAGATGCGTTCCGCTTACCTTGTGAATGGATGGAAATTGTGTGAAATAACCTTATAGGTGGAGCCGATGTTAAACACTTCCAGCACGGATCCGCGCGCATACCAAGCGATTGCACTCCTCTCCAGTATGCCACATTTTTCTACAACACAGCAAAAGGATGTTAAAATGTAGGAATCAATTGAGCAATGTTTGCGTACGGGAATGCCGCCGCACCAccccaacaaacacacacacacacaaaccttgCGTGTCCGAGCCATCGGCGGCGGTGCACTGTTCGCGCGTGTACGGCAACACATCCACCAGCTCTAGACTGATGTCGGATGACATGCTGTTCTGCTGTTCTCTCGGTGTTGCGTTTCGTGCTAGTATAGCCTGTGTAATTTTATCGATAAACTAAAAAATTTACACCGAAATTTAGCCGACGCTGTTCACGTTATTTTCACGCTCCTCAACGCGCCGGTTTTTTGCACTGTCCGCTTTTTGACAGCGCTGTAGCAGCTGCTACACGAACGTCAATATTGAACGGCGATGAATTGCAATGATCTGACAAAACGGCAGCTGAATGTGAGTTATTTTGGTACATTAACTATTATTCGTACAGATTTCAGCTAATGGCttttatttttgatgaaaatggaGTAATTGAAGCGTCTTTCagaaattatattaaaatgtGAACCTTTTAAACATCGCACGAGGATGAACGTTTAAACTTAAGGGCCGTTTACACTGGCGATGCGTTTCATCGCATTTGGTCTACATCGAGGTTCGTGACTTGGATATCTATGAACGGGGTAATTCATATGCTGCACATGGAATCGTATTTCCGGTGCAATTGACGCATGCTTAAGTTTTCTAACTTAACGTTCTAACGTTTTCTAACTTATTTCaatcaacatcaaacaaaTGGAACACAAAATGTGCacgataatttttcatttactaCAGCTGTCACGACCGCCACcacgtgctcggaacgggtttcgccgtaggtccccggttgaaacccgcaatcatggatttcaaggctataaacgataggctatgcaccctgcgcatgcgaggcaaattctttaatataagcctcataaacgttcacgcccctaccgaagataaagaggaagaggagaaggaccttttttacggccgcctcgctagaattgtagatgcgtgccccaggcatgacctcataatcatcctgggggacttcaacgcaaaagtcggtagggagccaatgtaccgccaatacactggctgtcacagtctgcatgagcacagtaatgataatggtagtagattggtccagttcgccgcagcgaacaatctggttgtaggaagtaccaaatttgcgcgcaaaaaaatccacaagattacgtgggcgcacccgggtggagaatccttcaaccagatcgaccacgtgttaataagccgccgacgacagtcgagtctgttaaatgtcagaacatatcgaggagccaatatcgattccgatcactacttggttggcttagtgatacgttgtagaatcgcccgcccccgcgccaatgggggcggagaaaacacgcagcctcggctcaacacggactctctaagggacattactgtccaacaggaattcaaagcgTTGCGATCAAAAaatttgcgaccaagaattttgaaattttgcgACCAGAATTTTGCAAATATCTTGGTTGCAAAATTCATGGTtgcaaaattcttggtcgcaaagttCTTTGTCGCAAAAATCCAATaactttgcgaccaagaacGTGATCCGTGGTCCGATCCTGACGATAGTTTCACTCattttgcatgcaattttaaGACTTGCGTATAAACTGGGTTATAAGTACTTTTGACCCCAAATTTTTAGTCTCAAAAAGCATGACCAGTAAATTGTTGGTACCAACCATTGAAAATGGTGCACCTAAATAGATCCAGTGCTCTCTATATCATATAATCTGTGGTATTATCTTTCGCCTAATAAGCAGAGTACACTAGCGactggtttttattttccttataCACGTGCACCGATCGATCTGTCactgaaattaattatttatttcaatcctTAATCTAATCTAATGTCTATTAGACCATTCCGACATCTTACAATGGGACGAATTAGTAATGCTTACATATACGAATGGATCTCCActattggtttaaaaaaaactgtgttgTTACGTTGAATACGGAACGGTATGGTCAGCCTATACTAGTGTCCATCCCATTCGGCCCGTTTTCTACCAAGCGTCCAGCACGACTGGCATCCCATCACTTTGGGCTTAAGCACTGAAAGCACAAAAGACATTTTGTAACGTTAGCAATAGCCAATCCTCAACCAAAACGTcctttaaaatgcaaaattacCATTCAACGAGGGTGTAGTAAAAAGTAGCGATGTTTGAACGTTACTTGAGGCGTCGGAATCTTCACCAACATGCCAAGCTGATACTTTTTCGGCCGCTTGAGCACTTGATTCGGAGGTGAAACGCGTTTTCCGCTGCCCGGCGCTGCCATCGTGGCACTGCAGCACGATCCTGCCGTTGGTTGCGTTTCGGCACAGCTGGTCAAGAAAAAACTGCTTCCGTTGCTCATTGCCCGGTAGCCCCCCGTACACGAGGTCCATGTATTGCTGCAGAAAATCGTGCACATTATCGACCGGCTGTCCATTGATAACGTGCACGGCTGGCGCTTCGTGCCTTCCATCATACTCCGAGCCGTCTGTTTCATTTGCGCTTGATGTCGTTTCCGCCGTGTAAAGTGATCCTCGCGATTGTATCGTAGGATGGTGGGACCACCAGGATGTCTTTAGCCTACGGTTCTGTTCGGCAGTTTGTAAATCCCGAACCCTCTCACGATCACTCACGATCGACTCGGTCGTCAGTGGTGGCATAGGTGTTTCGGTGGTACTCCGCGTCTTTCTACTCTTCGGTATCTCCGTAATGGGCCAAATGTGTGAATCGTGACCTTCCTTTTCCTCTTCCCCTCCGGCACTGCTTTCACTCGGCCCCGGTTCACTGTCGAGCGATTTTTCCAACACTTTTTGAAGTGTGAGCAGAAgctgctttttgttgtttttccgcCGACAGCAGGCTGGACACGGATCGATCAAGCTTCTCAGCACATCGTACCGAGACGGCTCATCGTACAGCGTTTTGCAAAGCGCACACCGATGCTCTATCTCGGTGACTATCTCGTCCAGCTCGGCAATCAAACGATCACGCCAGCGCTCGGGAGATTTGGTCGTTATTAAGCCGCAAGCCATCAGCCGGTGTCGGAAAATTTCTGCTATGGATGCTTTTTTCTGCAACTGTAGCATCGACTCGTCACTGTGCCGTTCGGCAGAGAACTGTTCGCTGCTGGAAGAGGTATAACGGTGTAGATCAATAATTAAATGGTATTCCAtaccatatatatatatatcatgCATACCCGTAATGAGGTGGATCGATTCCTATCAATCTCCGATGCAGGTCGTCTGTTTGTCGTTTAATTTTAATCGGTACACCTTTAAGCGATCCTTTACGTCTGCCGATGGTTCTGAGCACGGAAGCGGGACGAGCACAAGCAATAGAAAGTAAACAGCACCAAATGATGAGAGCGCGCACGACGATCATTTTGCTACTGGTCCATGCAACACTCAACAGAATGCATCTCAACAGAATTAACTCTTACTTATAAACTTTCTCATTGCAGTTCAAATAAGCAgcattgtaaaacaaaactgatGAACGTGACATTTGCAATCATGTTTTGTCCATCGCCGCATGTGATGGAACGATAATAAAATAGCTTTtacttttgccattttttttttcgataaacGGGTGAATGGTAAACttgttaatattattattattattgttatttaaatCATACTCCATTTGCGGAGTAAAGCGCTGACCCAGCGGCCTCGGGCCAATTCCGTGAACACAAAAGACTTCAACTCGTCGGCAAGGCACGAACCTTTTTCAATACACTTCTTTCTATCTGTGCTTATACTTTAACGTTGTAAGTCCATATAGATCGCTTCGGTTTGTTAACAaaattgttttagttttttttttcaatgctttcaacaagcaaacgcaaacaacaTGTAATTTTCCTCCCCATCGCCGACCCCCCTCCAAATCGTTAATTACTTTGAGTTCATTCATGAAGTACGCGGGAGCACAAAAGACTTGAGCTGAGCTGACAAGCGACGAGCCTTTTAAAAAGCTCCCAAAAACGGCAACTCCTAACATTATGGTGAGCCCGTCTGTTAGGTGAGTAAacgcatcatcaacaacaaaaaacgcgacgcgacacacacaccgcggATGCGCCCTGGTGGGTGTAAGCAGGCCGGCAATGCTACGGGCTACCGCACAGTGCGGCAAGAAAGAGAACAAACGTACAGAAAACCGTAAACATCAAGCATAAAGTTTACCCCCCTACTCCCTTGAATAGAAGGAGGAAGGaggagctggtggtggtgttggagCCAGCCATCGAGGTGGGGGATGACGTTGTTGAAGGTTTACATCATTTCATCGTctccaacaccaacacaaccGTACCCGACAAGGGTGGAAATAGGCTACCGATGAGGTTGCTACCAATACCACCACACACAGGGGGTGATCGATACCTTTGCCAGTGGGCATGGGACGGCTGTCTGTTCATTCGGTCGAGCTCGGTGGCTGGTACTTGCTCGGGAGGGCTTAGAGAAGGAAGTTATGATCGCACAGTTATATCGTGTGGTGGTACGCAAGAACGTTTGCAGTCGTaccatgtttgtgtgtgtttgtgtgcgtccCTGTACTGATCGCGTGTAACATAAGCGATCGAGCGAGCAATTAGTGTTGTGCAGAGTGTGACTAACATAGGGGCACCCCGGATCTGTGATATTAACTGTTCGCACGTAGCAAATGGCATCTCGGAATTAGGGAACCGTTAGTGTAGTGTAGTGGTTTtaacctccccctcccccgtgTGCTGTATTTTCGCGATCAGGCGCCAGCCAGCGATTAGGGAGCCCTCGAGAGAGGAAGGGTTGCGCGGGTTTGTGTCGAACGGTGAATGTGTgtgcaggcaggcagcagcagcagcagcagcaccacacagCACATCACCCCACCGTGCTCGGCCAGCAGTGTATATCGATCATCGTCTCCGCTCAATGACACCACGGTTGGGCGGCGTTGAAAGTACACATCACGACGACACATCACCCTTCTCGCCCCCAGGTCTCGCAAGGGTCTCGCGGGCGTCAAGATGCCACGGAAGTTGCTGAAATTTCTCATCCTCTTCGACAACACGTCGCTGCTGTACTTCCCGGGCCAGTTTCTGTCCGGGCGGgtgctgctcgagctgcaggACGACACACCGGTGCTGGGTGAGTGAACCGGAGCCGTTTCCGAATCTGAATCGAatcgagtatgtgtgtgtcgcaaCGTCACAATGGCGTCCGTTCAATGCGCTAACCTTCAACCTACGAGGCCGCGGCTCGAACGTCGTCTtcttccatccatccattctGTGCCCGTCCCGGGTGCGGGTTCGTCGCCGTGTGCGCTTGTGTAATAtaatgtgctgctgctgcacctttATGGGCCCTCCCCATCGCCTGCCGAAGGTTTTGGGCGCTGGTttccagttttgttttttctacCATTTTAGTCACATCAGAGGGGGGTCGGTCGGTGACGTAGTTGGTTTACTTTTGAACGATCAACATCGCtggtcaaacattgcgagtcGATCATTGCGTAGATCATTAATTAATTGATTCGATATTCCTTAAAAAGATGACTCCATATTATTTCGAGCTACTCATTTTTGTGAGTCAttaaagagaagaaaaataatatcatAAAATACAACCGGATTTGAGCGTGCACACGTGCAGCCTTCTGTTTTCAAAAAGTACATTATCTCAATCATAAACGAAAGACTCACGTTTTACAAGCGCGAGTCGCGATCGCGTGGATGACATCATATTTAAGGCCAACCAATGAATAAAGCAAAcggcaacagaaaaaaaaaacgcttagTTCAAAGGGACAGATAAATACAATTCAATGCCGAAGCACACACATATAGCACACATCTCCACGTACAATTATTGATTGAtgttcctttccttctttgcTCTTTACGCAGGACTTCATTTCCATGTCGTTGGCGAGTGTGTCGTGCGCGTGCGCTCGACGCGCCACGAGCGATCGTACGATAAGGAAAACTATATCGACTTCCGGATGCGCCTGCTGGGCGATTCCGACAACCAAGGGCCCACGATCCTGTCGCCCGGCATCCACAGCTTCCCGTTCAAGCTCGGCCTGCCCGTTGATCTGCCGTCGACCTTTCTCGGGCGGTACGGCTGGGTGCAGTACTTCTGCAAGGCCGGGCTGCGCGAACCGTCCGGGCTGATACACAAGAACCACCAGGTGTTCATCGTGATGAATCCGATCGATCTCAACCTTGAGCAGCCTTATCTGGCGGTAAGCGAGAAACCTTCTCCCATCCCTTGATTCGACGTACTTCAAAAACGACGTCTCCCGTCTTTTAGGATCCTTTTAAATGCAACATTGAGCATAATCTCGGGATGGCTTGCGTCGGCGGAGGCATCGTGAAGTGTAAAATCATACTCGATCGTGGCGGATACGTGCCGGGCGAGTCGATCATGATCACGGCGACGGTTACGAATGCGAGCAGTGTGACGATCAAATCGACCAAAGCTGCACTTACAGAGGTAGGTGGGCGAAAGGGTTGGATAAACAACACAACTGATCCCGAACGATCCCTTTTGCTTGCAGACGATACAGTATTTTGCACGCGATAAGGTGATGCAGACGGAGAAACGAGAGCTGGCAGTGATAGCCCGGGGCAAGATACGGGCCGGTCACAGGGACGAATGGCAGAACGAGTCCCTTTACgtgccgccgctgccaccgACCAATCTGCGCGGCTGTCATCTAATACGGATCCAGTACGACGTTTGTGTAAGTGTCGGGAGgatccctttttgttttgttttacaacgcACACATCGTCCTGAGTTAAAGAGTAATGTAACACTACTTGCTTTCTAATTTGCAGTTCTTAATAGAACCGAAATCGTTGGAAAAACAGATCAAACTACAGCTGCCGATCACGCTCGGCACGTACCCGTTCAAGACGGCGGACGGGGACGACACGAACGAGTGGGCCGAAACAATCTACAAGCCGGAAACGCACTACCCGTCCACGCTGCCCATCTTTCGGCCCTGGTTACACGAGAAAAACGATCAAAAGTAACACACATCTGACGATCCCTGCGATGAGCATCCGAGCAGCCGGGGTTGGAGGATAGTTGGCCGGTAGAAACTGCTGGGAAAAGGAATGATCCGAATGGCCGATCGATGGTGCCATAcattaagagagagagagagagagggggtaTAGCAAAGTAGATCGAAATATGTTAACGACGAGTACGAGCACAGTGAGAGTGTGAATGACAATATGTGTAAAGAGTAAGTGAAAGTTTCAATACAATTCAtctgaataattattttaccGTAAACCATAATGGTAGCTTAAATGTTTAATCTGCTTGCATAGCTAAAATCTGATCTACAAGGCCTGATTTTGTCAGTTGCGATATTCCGCGCACGCCCTGTCTCTGCAGGTAATCCTTCAGCACGGGTATGGTTAAACTGCCCACCTGCCATAACGTTTAACAAAATTGTGCTTTAGTACGTGCATAATTCATTCGCCCCCCGATGGGTAAGAAACATGTACTTACTTTGCCTTGTTTCAGCAGATTTACCAGCTCTTCATCGTTGACCGGTGCGACCCTCGGGCCTTTCGTTCGCGGTTCGCCATCATGGTCCGTTCCCTCATTGCGACGTCGTTTCGGTGCTTCCTCGACATCCTAACAATGCGGAAAAGGGATTTAGAATCAATTTAAGTCCGACCATTTTGAAACAATCAACCCCTCCCTCGTTCACGCTCTTACCTCCCCAAACAGGCGCTCCATATCGGTCAGAATTGGTTCCAGCTTGGTATCGATCCGGTCGCAATCGGGTCGCGTAGAATCGAACAGTTCGGCATCTTCCACGTCGAACACCAGCGACTCGATGTTGATGAACAGATTTTGCGACGACGGATCCTCAAAGTGGGTGG contains:
- the LOC120898860 gene encoding arrestin domain-containing protein 4; amino-acid sequence: MPRKLLKFLILFDNTSLLYFPGQFLSGRVLLELQDDTPVLGLHFHVVGECVVRVRSTRHERSYDKENYIDFRMRLLGDSDNQGPTILSPGIHSFPFKLGLPVDLPSTFLGRYGWVQYFCKAGLREPSGLIHKNHQVFIVMNPIDLNLEQPYLADPFKCNIEHNLGMACVGGGIVKCKIILDRGGYVPGESIMITATVTNASSVTIKSTKAALTETIQYFARDKVMQTEKRELAVIARGKIRAGHRDEWQNESLYVPPLPPTNLRGCHLIRIQYDVCFLIEPKSLEKQIKLQLPITLGTYPFKTADGDDTNEWAETIYKPETHYPSTLPIFRPWLHEKNDQK